tAATCACCCTAGGGGTTGCAATCCAATCGGACCCCCACTTTTGGAACCACTGATCCAGATTAGCAACAACATTGTCTGTGGTTTTTTTGTAATGGATGTCAAGGATAAATTCTTGATCATTCCCACTGACTTGACAAACAGCACAGATTTAACAAAATGGAATACAGTATTCAAGGACAGTTATAAATTTTAGCCAATTAATTTGCCTAGATAAACAATTATGCCCTTGGTGACATTTGTAAAGGTTTAAAGTTAATGAGACATCAGCCAAACGATGAAAAACATTCATAATAACTTACCGCTACATTTGCATACACCGGGTCGGTCAAATCATCACTGCAAACTGCATCGTCATGATCAGGTCTGGACTCTTTGGACGTCTTTGCCaggaaataaaagaaagaaatcaatCGATAGAAaataactaatactgtaactAAGGCATTCCCACACCAACTATAAAATACTTTACCTGTACATTTGCATACACAGGGTCCATGAAATTATCACAGTAATCATTGTCTCCATCATGATGAGGTCTGGACTGATTCATCTTAGCcattaaagaaaaatacatcacACACAAAATAAACCAGTGCTTATGAACGATTAAGCCAAAACGATTCAGTTTATGAGCGATCTGGATCCATATACTAATAACTGAACTTGTTTTTCTCACCTGAGATACTTCTGTATTGTTTCTCTTCATCTTGTGTTTCCTTAAAACAACGAATAGGTTACATAACAGTGTAGAGCGAGTATGTTTTTGTAGAAACTTACTGGACTTGAATTAATGGGAAAAACCtttaagcaaatatatatatatatatatatatatatatatatatatatatatatatatatatatatatatatatatatatatatatatattatggttaTTACACTGCAGTTGAATGCTGAACACATCTTACCAAATGAGCAACATCATGATGACAACTGCAGCTCCACAACCCACTCCAATAGATGTGTATAATATCAGCGGACGTCCTACAGCAGACGAAAGAGTAAAACATCAGAAAATGTTCACTTTAGGAGTGAGTACATGAGCTGCTTTACCTTTAACAGTGACAGAGATGGCGTCTGATTTCTCAGCTCCATGTGGATTGTGAGCCGTTATTACAGCTGATCTATTTTTAGACATTGAGACGTTCCTGGGTTTGTCTGAAACGGATGTAATCAAATATTTTTCACAAGATAAATtctagaaatgtttaaaaagaacCGACAAATCTGTACTCACATATGACGTTAAGATAGACCTCAGGTGATGCGAGTGTGTGTCCACGTACAGCACAGCTATAGTTGCCTACATCCTCTATTCTGACTGACTTGAGGATGAGATTGTTTCCAATAATTCCTTCAGTCAATGTGTGTGAGTTTCTGTACCAGATGAATGTTGGTGTGTCAGTCAGATTACAGCTGCTTTTACATGTCAGACGGACTGAATCTCCCTCTGTCACTCTCTCAGGAGACTCCAGCTGAAgatctgaacacaacacacacattatgtCTAGTGCTGCTCTCATACactgattattattctacataatgACCACAATAAGAGAGAAATCTCAGGAGAGTCACCTGTGACATTAAGGGTCACTCCTGGATAACCAAACCATCTTTCTTTTGTGTTATCAGTAGTGATTCTGCAATAATACTTGTGTTCATCTTTCTTTGTCACATGACTCAGTCTGACGGTGCAGTTCTGCTGTTTATCTCCCAGATACTGAAGCCTCTGAATGTATTCAGGGTCCACAGACAGATCTGGATgatcatcattttttatttgatctttttcttTAGTCCAGAACACTTTCATGATCTGAAGTCTAGTAGGGTATGTAAAAGTGCAGCTCAATGTCACTGATGAGTTCTTCAGTGCACAGATGTATGAAGGACTGTAACTCACAGCCCAATTAGCACCAGAAACCCCTGAGACAGAAATAATCAAGAATGTTCAGGTGAAGATAAAGTTTGCTAAACCTCTTGATAGTTTCAGAAGTGTTGCAGTGACTCACTGTGAATCATGAGCAGGAAGATCAGAGGAAGGGGAGGAGCCATTCTGACTGACATCATCATTGTTCTTgatttaaacttgttttattgttaatttaaaagACAGGAGCCTGTAAAGGTATATATTTTACCATTATACTCAGAACTGAGATGATGAAGAGAttcaaaataaagattttaatgataataattctaGTAATCCAATACAAGACATGATATTAGCACAGAAGTTTCATCAGCTCAAACACACGCAACACCAAATTATGTGCTAAGAAAACTgagaatcttaaaaaaaaaaccctgtggTTAACACTCAACTTCTCTTTCTTTCCCATTATAAGGTCACTTTATACATGTTATAAAAACCACCCAATTCTGCTGTAACATTTGCAACCATCCTTTTAGAGCTACATACAAAACAGAACACTGTCATATAaccaattcaaaaataaataagtacataaaaatAGCATGATTTGGTCATGCTTTTCCTGGTAAAATGtcttagtttacccaaaatttaAAACTACCACTACATGTGGtcttaaacctttatgagtttctttcttctgttgaaagaagatactttgaacaATGTTGGTTGGCACCaattgactaccatagtaggaAGAAAGCAACGTTTACGAAAGTAAACAGACACCACTAGctgcattcatcaaaatatcttatttgagtgcagcagaaaaaagaaactcgaaTAGTTTTTGAACATGAACTTTGCCTTTAACTACTGAATTTTGTGCATTTTGAgtagttttcaaaaaaaaatagatttttattattgaaaaaacaGACTAATTTAAAAACATGTTACATACAATACATAACTAAAGGTAGAACAGTTAAGGAACTTTATCTAGGATGCAGAATTTAAGTAATCTCCGGAAATATTAATAAACGATGCTCTTACCTTTTTCACCAACACTgcaaataagcaaaataaaagcAGCTCTTAGTTTTCACACTCTTTAAAATGTTGGTGGACAACGCCTTTTAATGCAAGGTTTCTCTGTCACACCTCATGCTGGTGTCATTTTTATCAACATCGCAGAACATGTCTGACTAAAGTCGTGAAGATTTAGCTGAAATAAAGTCTGCCCATAGAGATTATCATGCTATTGTCTTTGTTATGTATGAAAATTAATagctttattgtttatttaattaaaaaatatttcgtATAAAAAGTGATCATGTTactcataggcggagggtgaacaaactccaggctaatatatgcgctgccctttaatgcatttaaaaagatttgcgaccgatcaagaagaggttttaacaaaagcaccgcctatcaacaaacgcctattatattcaacacgcacattaaattattttattaaactgacCCACtgatatacactactggtcaaaagtttggggtcagtttatttatttgttattattattacttatatttaataatctaattaaaattattctgttcgtcaagacggcatttattaaatattaaaaaaatattaaatacttatttattaaatatttatttattacttactgtatgcagtttcacaTGAAATTATAACTcctttttgcttttattactattaccaataataataataataataataatagagtgatttctgaaggatcgtgtgactgaagacagaagtaataaagctgaaaattcatcatcgcGGACGCAACCTtcactattctgccaccctaggcggccgcctaggttgcctctggacgcgccggccctgagaatacgaaatcattctctttttttacgaggccaatcgaaaaccgaacttgtaattcagcaattaatatttgacctttaaaatgtaaaactccaaacgattgcctaaacaagattactacactataggctagactacgttacaatgaaactaccaatttaatgctgaaaacaaattaaatgagaataatattttatcatgcctttctcgtaatactcatttgtcatttaatACTTACGTCCTTGACCAGTAAATCAGAATAGTCTGTTGGCCAGCACTTTTAGTTTGGGTTTCAGAGCAGCTGCTAACTctagtaataaacagcgctcatcagtgcaacgtgcggggttggacagtttcacttttgtgcggagggggaatttaaatttgattgacaaacttacaatagctaaagtgttgtgttaatcatcaacatttaattacattcatattacgccttacacccgttacatgttttcaatgcattttttttctttgctgctatctccgtgctgtggtctctggccagggggaggctaagccttccctagccttacacacgctccgcctatgatgTTACTCTTGAGAGTTGTTTGCTTGCCTGACGTATTTCCTGTATTTGACTCAAGTGTCCATGTGGGTGTAAGAGTGctaatgttttttagatgttttgaTTAGCTAATAGGACATGCCTAAATGTAGTGTAGTGACAATGCACTTCATTTACACATTCTATGTATTTAATATGTTGCTTTTTTCTCTGATTGGTAAACCCTAAgagtttaaatgacaaaatacccatcattttaaaatgtgtaccacaaatatatattacaataactTGCATTGCAAACCTCTTCATTGACATCTTGTGGTTTTGGGAGATTGTGAGTTCCTGATTGTGATGAATGATGGGATATGCTTACTTGAGTTGGATGTTTTCAGATGTGGGACAGTATTGTGGTTAAAATACAGGAAATACATCATGTAAAGAGTTCAAGAAAGCAGGTGTCAGAATCGGAACAGGCACCAAGTCATCCAGggtttaaagggatacttcacccaataatgaaattatacattttattcatcCACCCTCAGGCCACTGAATATATAAGTAAGTGTACATGTGAGTAGCCAAAAGGCACAAATGAAAGTCCTGGGACTTTGGCAGAAGGCCAGGGTTGTGCCAGAGGGACAGTCCTGGGAGTATCAGGTACATAAGAGAGGCAGAGTTTGACTATGACGAGCAGACCTGTTGGATTGACTAGCTTGTGGGCTGTGGGAAGCTGGCAGAGTTTGGGGCATGGCTGAAGCCAGCAGAGCTTTAGACTGGACAGGAGCTGACAGGACTCAACTATAGGCTTGAGGCAACAAGACAATGAGCTTAGGAGACACAGATAGCACAAGGAACTTGAGTGACACCTTCAGAGCAAGGACCCATGGGGCAAGAAACTTGCGTGAGACAGATGGGGCAATAGACTTGGGTGACACTGACAGGACAAGGAACTTTGGTTACAAGGACAGAGAGGACAATGAACTTTGGTGACAATGATAAGGCAAGGAACTTGGGTGACACTGACAGGGCAAGGAACTTAGGTGACAATGACAGAGAGGACAAGAAACTTTGGTGACAATGATGGGGCAAGGAACTTGAGTGACACTGACAGGTCTCCAATAATGCAAAGAAGTTGGGTGACATCGATGGGGTAAGGAACTTTGGGGATACCCACAGGACAAGGGACTTTGGTGTCAATGACAGGCCAAGGAACTTGAGGAAGATTGACAAGGCAAGGATCTTTGGTGACACTGACAGGGCAAAGAACTTGAGGCAAGGGTGGCAAGGAATGATGGGGAGAGGAATGTGAATGCAACCTTTGGGGCAAGGACCTTGGGTGACACTGATGGAGCAGGAATCTTGAGTGATGGGGCAAGGAACTTGGGTAACACTGATGCACTGATAGGCCAGGGAACATAGGTGACACTTATGGTGCAAGGGACTTACAATGACAGGCCAAGAAACAGAGAACTTTGGGGACACCGATGAAGCAAGGACCTTTGGTGACACCAATAGGGCAAGGAACATTTGTGACAGATGGTGCAAGCAATGTGAATGACACTTATGGGGCATGGAACTTGGGTGACAATGACTGGACAAGAAATTTGGGTGACAAGACACGGAACTTGGGTGACAACAGAAGGGCAAGGAACTCTAGTGACATGACAGGGCAAGAACGCGGGTGACACTAATTGGGGCAAGGAACCTGAGTGACAGCGACAAGGCAAGAAATTTGGGTGACGGGCAAGGAAATTGGGTGACATGATGGGGAAAGGAATTCTGGTGACACGAAGGGGCAAGAAACTTTGGTGACATGATGGAACAAGAAACTTGTGTGACACTGACAGGACAAGGAACTTGGGTGACAATGACAGCCAAGGAATGCGGATGACACCTATGGGGCAAAGAATTGGGTGACACCAACTAGACAAGAAACTTGACTGACACCAACAGAGCAAAAAACTTCCCAAGCCCCTTTCCCTGCTGACATCACTTAAGTTCAAACAGAACTTGCCACAATTTACTCACATAGAAATTACTTTTCCTATGGCAGTAAATGTGTCGGAATATCTGTTTGATTTACTGTCATTCTTCCACATATCTTcctttgtggtcagcagaaaaaagGTATTTAAACAGGACTGGAacaacctgagggtgagtaaatgacgaccCATTACCTCAACTTGACAGTGACCTCTAGTGGCTGTTATGTGATGCATTCATATTACATTGCATATGCTTTACTGGGAAAAGAACATGCACAGAGGTGtttaaaaatgacagattttttatttatacaatgatacaaatatatttaaatatttccaggTGAAGATTGTTCatgtatttaattatacatttaaaaaaagcataatgtAGAAAATATTGTGGTGATCTTTAATGAGCTGTAGTATTCAACACAACATTGCATTAGATGTACTCTTTAAGTCTGGATCATATTTTGGTAGTTAAGCAGAGgtcaaaaaatatacatttacttgaggttaaaaaagtaaaaaatcatttaaaagagAACAAACTATCGAATAAGCTGTGCAAATGTCATTCATACTGCAGCCAGTATATTATTTACATGACTTCTGTTAAATTAGTGAATAGAAAAGGCTAGAGTAAACAGTGATGTACAGTAAACACAAATCTCTGTAGTCAGTCCTGCTCTCATTTCCCTACGTTCTTGTAGAGGATCATGGAAACAACCATTGCTGCAATCTGAGGAAACAAATCAGGTGAAATGATTGTAAATATTAGCTGTAAATATTCCATCAAAGTAATAATACAGTGGATGTGTTTGATTTTTGGACCATCAATTGTAGTATATCACATACTAAGATTTGGTGCATGCATGTTCATTTTCAATGTTCACCGTTTGTCAATAGACACATTAGTCTACATTGAGTTCCTTCATTGAGTTGAAGGTAAAAAGAATTAAATACCTCTAAAGCTGCGATTCCTAAAGCCACACCAGCCAGCAGGAGTGCATTATCCTCAATCAGCTTTACTAATGTCTTAAAGCAGCCCTCGATATCCTGCAGAAACAGAAAACATACACACTGATGAACAAACACACCAACGCATCATCTGCATTTGCCTAGACATTTAGATCTGTAATGGTTCTGTCTGACATTGTTGGACAGTGcatatttgtattaatatatttagCTTATTTACAAGTTATGCAAACTCTTTTCAGATTAGCTAGGTTGGCGTTTAGGATGTATAATAATATCTGAATTCCCAACTTTATGACTGGTTGCATTTTACAGTAGGGCATTTGTTATTTACTACCCATTTGGCTTTATAAATGCACCGGTCAATGGGAAACTAAATACCATTACTTTAGATATGAAATCCACCAATTAGTCCATGCCACCAATTACTGCAGACTATTTATAGGCCACCATAAAATCCATTACATTTTTCTGCCAAAatccttttaattattattattattattattattattattattattatgtagtacGTTCATTTTTGCGTGGATTATTTGGTTTTACTTAATTAGAAatgttcagctaactaaagttaaattttaaaagctgaatccaataagttctgctaacttacatttttaatgctgaatccaataagttcagctaacttacattttttaatgctgaatccaataagttcagctaacttacgtttttttattgctgaatccaataagttcagctaacttacatttttaatgctgaatccaataagttcagttaacttacatttttaacgctgaatccaataagttcagctaacttacgTTTTAAcgctgaatccaataagttcagctaacttacatttttttattgctgaatccaataagttcagctaacttacgtttttttattgctgaatccaataagttcagctaacttacgtttttttattgctgaatccaataagttcagctaacttacatttttttattgctgaatccaataagttcagctaacttacgtttttttattgctgaatccaataagttcagctaacttacgtttttttattgctgaatccaataagttcagctaacttacatttttaacgctgaatccaataagttcagctaacttacgTTTTTAAcgctgaatccaataagttcagctaacttacgtttttttattgctgaatccaataagttcagctaacttacgTTTTTTTATTGATGAATCCAATAAGTTCTGCTAACTTACCTTTTTTAatgctgaatccaataagttcagctaacttacgtttttttattgctgaatccaataagttcagctaacttacgTTTTTTTATTGATGAATCCAATAAGTTCTGCTAACTTACCTTTTTTAGCGCTGAATCCAATAAGTACAGCTTACTTTAGTTTTTAAcgctgaatccaataagttcagctaacttacgTTTTTTAATGCTGAATCCAATAAGTACAGCTAACTTACGTTTTTAGcgctgaatccaataagttcagctaacttacgTTTTTTAATGCTGAtcccaataagttcagctaacttacgTTTTTAacactgaatccaataagttcagctaacttacgTTTTTAGcgctgaatccaataagttcagttAACTTAAGTTTAGTTTGCCGGTCTTATTGGGTGAGTTAGCTGAACTTTTCTAAACAAGTAAAAGTCCACacaaaaaaatctttcaaatCATGACATTCAGTTTCCTTTGTGCATCAcagaaaataagaaatcaaataaGTGACTAATAATCACCAAATTAAAGATGATGCTATTGAACTGTCCAATGtttattaaactgaaataaaagtcatcAAACTTAATCTCATTTGTTAGTGAGTTTGGGCACAGAGCGTTCTCTACATACCGCAGTTTCTGCTGCCCTTTCATCACATGGTGATGAACTGCTCGAGCAACACTTTTCAGGATACATCGATGTTTGTGCAACAAAATTAGAGCCGATAAAGTCAGTGTAGTTGTTATATCCGCAGCACTTCAGCTAGAAACATAGACACAAATCTGAGATTGAATAATATGAAGCAGGGAGATTTTAGAGAAAGCATCTGGAAATGGAAAAGATGGTGTACCTCATTCATAGTGGTGTTCCAGATTGAGCTGAAAGCCTCATCCTCTCCATAATTATCCTTTATGCTTTTAGCCACTTTCTGTCCGATGTCATTCAGAGTTTCCTGAACCTAAAAGACGATGAAATGACAGAAATTAATGACGGTAAAATTGATATAAATTTCAGGCATGAATTATCATTTTTCATTACAAGTTGGGCTTCAATTCTAATGTGATGTAAATCTCTTTAAAGTTTGCAGATAAATGAATCCCAAATGCGaaataaatgtgtttccatctaaTGTTAGAGTAGCCGACTGTAGTATTGGTCACCTAGCAACCATCAGCAGTGTTGGGAAAACTTTTAAAACTGATATATTACAAtcttcatacattcattcacttttattttccttcggcttagtgcctttattcagcAGAagtcgcaacagcagaatgaactgccaacttaaccagcatatgttttatacagtgaatgtccttccagctgcaacccagtactgggaaacacccatacatactcattcacacacacacacacacactcatacactatggtgaattaagttaatcaattcccctatagcgcatgtgtttggactgtgggggaaaccggagcaccaggaggacacccacaccaacacggggagaatatgcaaactccacacagaaaggccaccTGAGTCGGCAAtgattcaaaccagcaaccttcttgctgtgaggccacagtgctaaccactgagccactgtgttgcccgatACCAATCATTTTAAGTGTGGATGGCTATTAGTTTAGTCTTTAACGGTATGTTTTTCAGTTGTGTCTCAGTGCATCATTTCTTACCAGAGGCTCAAAGACGAAGAGCACCACAGCGGCCGCCACCTCCACGAGGAAGATGATGAGCACGATGATGAAGAACTGTGAGCAAATCAAAACAATGCACTGTTATGTCTGCATCCGCTAGTGGACTCAGAGAGGAcaatgtttggtaacactttgcaATATGAATGCACTAATTAATGCACAGATAATGATGCATATTAGTGCAGCCATGTTTTAAGCGAA
This genomic stretch from Danio aesculapii chromosome 1, fDanAes4.1, whole genome shotgun sequence harbors:
- the LOC130220063 gene encoding carcinoembryonic antigen-related cell adhesion molecule 2-like, producing MMMSVRMAPPLPLIFLLMIHRVSGANWAVSYSPSYICALKNSSVTLSCTFTYPTRLQIMKVFWTKEKDQIKNDDHPDLSVDPEYIQRLQYLGDKQQNCTVRLSHVTKKDEHKYYCRITTDNTKERWFGYPGVTLNVTDLQLESPERVTEGDSVRLTCKSSCNLTDTPTFIWYRNSHTLTEGIIGNNLILKSVRIEDVGNYSCAVRGHTLASPEVYLNVIYKPRNVSMSK
- the tspan34a gene encoding tetraspanin 34a; this translates as MCCKGFLKVMMFVFNGIIFLAGAAVLAVGIWVAVDRVSLLGFLEHIEDAPPELAQLANIGYLLIGVGAFLAIMGFLGCCGAVRESKCMLLTFFIIVLIIFLVEVAAAVVLFVFEPLVQETLNDIGQKVAKSIKDNYGEDEAFSSIWNTTMNELKCCGYNNYTDFIGSNFVAQTSMYPEKCCSSSSSPCDERAAETADIEGCFKTLVKLIEDNALLLAGVALGIAALEIAAMVVSMILYKNVGK